In Parvivirga hydrogeniphila, one genomic interval encodes:
- a CDS encoding DUF2905 family protein — MSLETFGKVIMALGIGLALLGALVWLGGRLGLGSLPGDVRIERESWGCYVPIASSIVLSLVLTLVLNLIVRLLRK; from the coding sequence TGGAGACGTTCGGGAAAGTCATCATGGCGCTCGGGATCGGCCTTGCGCTCCTCGGGGCGCTCGTGTGGCTTGGCGGCCGGCTCGGGCTGGGCTCGCTTCCGGGCGACGTCCGCATCGAGCGGGAGAGCTGGGGCTGCTACGTGCCGATCGCGAGCTCGATCGTGCTGTCGCTCGTGCTGACGCTCGTGCTCAATCTCATCGTCCGCCTGCTGCGGAAGTAG